DNA sequence from the Paenibacillus azoreducens genome:
TGCCGACCCAGGCCCATTTTTCGCTTCCCAAAATATTGATGGCGAGCGTCTCGCTCCCCAGTGCCTCCCCGATCGTCGGTATGGCGTTCGCAAAAATATAGTTGAAAATATAACCTACGATCAAAACGCCGAGGACGTTGGGCAGGAAATACACTCCGCGGAAGAAATTGCGGAATTTAATCTTTGAATTCAGACCCAACGCGATCAACAAGCTGATGACATTAATCAAGACCGTCACGACGATCGCGTATTTAAAGGTAAACAAGTAAGCATTCAGTACGTTTTCATCCGTAAAAAGCGCCTTGAAGTTCTTGAAGCCTACGAAATCATAACCGTCGCTGTAACCGTCCCAGTTGGTAAAGGAATAAAAGATCCCTTGCAGCGTGGGAAAGGTATGGAATGTGAAGAACAACAGCAAAGCCGGTATCGTCATGCTGTAAAACGCTGCTTTTCTTTTTGACATAGGGCTCCTCCTTTTTCATAGCGAAAACAACCCCACAAAGAGTATCGGAAAGAAGTAAGGGCGCCTCTCACAGAGGGGCGCTTTTGCGGAGCAAAAGTACGGAGTGACATGTGGCCTTCGAAGCTTATTCCGATTACTTTGCGGGGACCCCTTAACTTTCTAATATAGAAGAGAGCGCACAGGCCGCGCCCTCCCCCTCAAAAACTCTACTTGCGGGCCGCCACTTTATCCCATTCCGTATCGAACTGCTTCACGTATGCGTCGATATCTTTCTTTTGCATGAAGCCTTGAATGATCGTGTCGGCTTTGACCGCGCTAGGGATATAGTGATCGGAGAAGTCTTCGATCGCTCCGCTTTCGAATGCTTCATTAAATCCTTGAACGCTGGCATCGGATTGGTTCACGCCTTTGACTGCGGAAAATGCCTTTTGCTGATCGATGAAAGTCTGCACATTCTCGGACTTCAGCAAAAATTCGATAAATTTCTTCGCTTCTTCCGGATGTTTCGTGTTTTTGGAAACCGTCAAAAGCGTATCGACGCCGGAGATGACCTTGTTCCGGCCCGCATCATTTGTGCCAGGGAACGGGAATACGCCAACCGAGGCATCCGGATTCGCTTTCAAAATTTCCGGAATCGCCCACACGCCTTGCAGATACATTGCAGCTTCGCCTTTGGCAAATGCCGCATTGCCGTCGTTGTATCCCTTGCCGTACATATCCTTTTCCGCGAAATCCATGAGCTTCAATTGCTTTTCGGCTACTTCGCGGAATTCGGGGCTGTCGAATTTGGTTTTCCCTTCGGCACGCTCCCCGTAGAAATCAATGCCCATAATTTCCGTTGACAAGGAGTTAAATGGGACCAGCGTCGTCCAGGAATCCTTGATGGTCAAATAGAAGGGCGTTTTGCCTGCATCTTTGACCTTTTGCGCTGTCGCTATCAGTTCGTCCCAGGTTTTCGGAATTGAAAGCCCAAGCTCTTCAAACATTTTTTTGTTATAAATGACTCCGCTCGCATTCGCCGTAAACGGAATGCCGTTTACCTTTTCGGAACCGGTCAGCTTGTTCATCATGTTCAGATATGCGGGCTGGATATTCCCGGTTAATCCGCTATCCGAAAAGTCGGCAAACACTCCGCTTTTCGCCAACTGCGCATAGGTGTCGGTCGCGCCGATGCCGATAATGTCCGGTACGTCTTTTTTGGCTACGCGGGTTTTAAGGACGGTT
Encoded proteins:
- a CDS encoding carbohydrate ABC transporter permease, coding for MSKRKAAFYSMTIPALLLFFTFHTFPTLQGIFYSFTNWDGYSDGYDFVGFKNFKALFTDENVLNAYLFTFKYAIVVTVLINVISLLIALGLNSKIKFRNFFRGVYFLPNVLGVLIVGYIFNYIFANAIPTIGEALGSETLAINILGSEKWAWVGIVIVAVWQGIAFNTILYLAGLQTIPRDLYEASDIDGAGKWETFRSITFPMLASFFTINMVLAMKNSLMVFDQIVALTGGGPGRATQSIAMLIYQGGFQGGEFAYQSANAVIYFIVIVIISVVQLNFLQKREMDA
- a CDS encoding ABC transporter substrate-binding protein — encoded protein: MKKKKMISIVLVSALFAMALAGCGGKKDAADDGKIKLEFFQNKTEAKASFDELVKKFNDANPNITVTQVNPPDAETVLKTRVAKKDVPDIIGIGATDTYAQLAKSGVFADFSDSGLTGNIQPAYLNMMNKLTGSEKVNGIPFTANASGVIYNKKMFEELGLSIPKTWDELIATAQKVKDAGKTPFYLTIKDSWTTLVPFNSLSTEIMGIDFYGERAEGKTKFDSPEFREVAEKQLKLMDFAEKDMYGKGYNDGNAAFAKGEAAMYLQGVWAIPEILKANPDASVGVFPFPGTNDAGRNKVISGVDTLLTVSKNTKHPEEAKKFIEFLLKSENVQTFIDQQKAFSAVKGVNQSDASVQGFNEAFESGAIEDFSDHYIPSAVKADTIIQGFMQKKDIDAYVKQFDTEWDKVAARK